The sequence GACGAGACGTGCGAAGCGATGCTCAAAGCCGCCAAAGCGAAGAAGCTGTCCGACGAATTGCGTGCCGAGATCGAGCCGCCGGAAAGTGCTCCTATGCCGGTAGCGGCCGCGAAACCAGGTGTCGAGGGGACGGCCACGGTGGGGCGTGGCTGGCAATTGATGAATCAAGGTCGACGCGACGAGGCAAAGGCCGTCTTCGAGGCGATCCTCGCCAAAGCACCAAAGGATGCCAACGCACTGAACGGAATGGGCTGGCTGTTGCTCGGCGGCGGCGACGCATACGAGGCCAAGCCCTACTTCGAGCGAGCCCTGGCAGCCGATCCAAAAGCGGCCGGCTCGATGAATGGACTGGCGCGGGTGCTGATGAGCCAAGGAGACGACGACGGCGCAATCAAGATCTGGCAAGAGATGGTGGACAAGGTGCCCGGCCCACATGCCGGCACGTCGGGCCTGGCTGATGCCTATCTTGAAAAGGAAGAATTCCAGAAAGCAGTGCCGTTGTTGGAGCAGTTGGCCAAAGCCAACCCGAGCGACGGGCAACTGCAGAAAAAGCTGGCCCGCGCCAAGGCCGGCGGCAGCGAATAGCCACGATCCCAGCAGTCCGACCGTGATGGAACAACTTTCCAACCCTGCGAGACAAGTGGAGCACGTTCCCATGTCGTGGGGCAGACGAGGAGGATTGATCGCGGTCGGACTGCTGCTGGTTCTGAGCGTCGCTGTCACGCTTTTGTTTAAGGCGCGTCCCATAAGCACGAAGTGGCCGGCAGGGAGCGACGAAGAACGCTTTGCACGGGCCTTTGCGGCCCACGACCGCGAGCGGCGTCTCGACACGCTTAGCCAGGTGCTGCAAGTCGTGGGCATCGACATCGACGATCATGAAACGCCGCCTGTGGGCAAAGTCGCGCAAGAACTTCTCGTGCGCGACGGACCGAAGGCGATCCCGATACTGATCGGCGTGATCGACGCCGACAATTCCTACGACACGGTCTACAACGTTGGCTACCACGTGCTGCGCGGCCTGACGAACGTCGAGTACAGTCCGTTTCATGATGGCCCGTGGTGGCGGCGGTGGTGGGACTCGCACAAGCAGGATTTTCCCGCCGACGCGCAGGCGATTGGCATTCCCGAGTTCGACAAGTCGGACAACGGACGGGCCTATACGTCGTTTCCCGCAGATACGGACACGCTGCAGGGAAAGTTACGACTGGCGCCGGAAATTGTGCGCGAGTGGGCCGCGTTTCCGAAGACCGGCAAAATGCCGCGCGCTCGCGAGCAGGAATATGCCATGGCATTAGCTTCGCATCAGGACCCCCACGCAATCCCGTATTTGATCGGCCTGGGTAAGGTTAGTCGTCGCGGCGCCCAAGACTTTCAGAACTCGCTGGGCGAACTCATCATGGCCGGAAGCGAATTTGAAGAGGTGCCGCTAGGATCTGGAAAGTATCTCGACCGCGTGATGGGAAGGTCTTATCAAGAGCTCAGCGGAGACGTCGATTGGTGGCTGGCCTGGTGGCAGGACCATAAGAACGAATATTCGGCCGACGTCGCCGCGATCGAAATTCCCGATTACCAAACACCTTTATCGTTCGATTGGCAAGAGGCTCAGGCGGCGAGTCATGGCAACGATCCCGAGGTGCCACGGTAGCGGCGCGCCACCCAGGGGCGCGGAGCTGCGAGGAGCAATATTCTATGTCGTCAAGCGCAGGGGCCAAGGGACTGGTTGCCGGAACCTTGCTCGTTTGCGTGCTCGGTGGCGCGCTATTCTTCTGGATCGAACGGCAGGATACGAAGTGGCCCACCGGCAGCGATGAAGAGCGATTGGCGCGGGCCATGCTGGACTATGACCGCGCGATGCGTAGCGACTGGCTGAGCGTACAACTGCGCCGGTTCGAGTTGATCGACGAGGAGTTCGAATGGGTCACCGACGTCGCCGCTGAGATTTTCGCGCGCGACGGCGCGCGGGCCATCCCGCTATTGATCGGTGTGATCGAGGCCGATAACTCGTCGTCGACGCTATGTGGCATTGGTTACCACATGCTGGGCACAATGGCGAATGTCGAGCAAGACGCGTTTCACGATGGGGCCTGGTGGAGGCGTTGGTGGGAGCAGCACAAAGCCGAATACCCGGCCGACGTGCGCGCGATCCCGATTCCCCGGTTCGATAAATCGGACTTCGGCCGGCGGCGCAAGCCGTATCCCGACGACATTGACACGCTGCAAGCCAAGTTGCGGCTGGCTCCGGAGCTCGTTGCAGCGTGGAAGAGCTATAACGCCTCGGGCCGCGCCGGACCGCAGCCCGAGCCAGAAATCGGTGAATATGCAGCGGCGCTACGTGCGAACGACGATCCGCACGCCATTCCGTATTTGATCGGCTTGATTGCTGCCGTGCCGAGGAGCGACACGGCATATCGCGTGGGCTTCTTTGGTCTCGGCTACGACCCACGCCAGCCTTGGTCGCTCACGGATGTCGAATACGACGAATCGCATGACGCTGTTTGGTGGCTGCAATGGTGGCAGGAAAACAAGTACCAGTACCAGGCCGATGTGCAAGCGATCGCGATCCCCGATTTTCGGCGGCCGCTTTCATTCGCCTGGCACGAGTCCACTGACGATGACAAGTGGGATGAGTTGCACGATGTTCCCAGCATCGACACGACGGTGGCGGGCAATGACCAGATGCGCTACTTTCTGCACGGCCCTCGCGCCGCTGTCGAAGCGCCGAGCGCCGGATACAAACTGGTGGTCGCGATAACAGGCGGGAACGGCGGCCCAGCTTTTGCGCCGATGGTGCGGCGCTTGCTCAAGTACGCCATGAGCGAGGAGTTCATTGTCGCGGAGCCCGTCGCACTTCCACACAGAGGAGCCATAGTTTGGCCCACGCGCGGTCACTACATCGAGGAGATTGGCCCGCCGCTGTTTTTTAGCGAGGATTTTGTCGAAGCGGTGATCCAGGACATCGGCCGGCGGCACTCAATCGATCGTCGCTTCGTATTCACGCTGGCCTGGAATTCGAGCGTGCCGGCAGCGTTCGCGATTGCCATGCAAGAGTCAACGGCGGTAACCGGCTCCTATATTTCGTTGCTCGTATTACCTACCGAGTGGCCGGGATCGCTTGCCGCAGCGAAGGGGCGATCATTTCTGCTCACGCACACGTTGCGAGACAGCCAGGGCCGGTTTACCTGGTCGAAGCAGTCGCTGCAGCAACTTATCGACGCCGGCGCCATCGTGAAGTCGACCGACCATGGCGACCCGCGTGCTCGACTAGGTCTGGATTACGATCAAGTGCGCGAAGGTCTGCAATGGCTCGTCGGCCAGGCGGAAGTTCGCGCAGGGCAACTATCCGCGCCGTAGCTTGGCGAACAGTTGCGAGTATTCCTGCCGATACACGCGATCCGACGTCGGACGTGCGGCCGAGAGCAGCACTGGATCGTCTTCTTCGATGATGATCAGGTTGTCGTTGTCAGTATCGGCCCAGGCCACGGGGGCCGGAGGTTCGATGGGTTTGGCCGTTTGTACGTACGGCTCTAATAGCGCTGCCAACACGCGTCCCTCGGCAGAGTAAACGTGTGGCATTTGATCCCATACCGCCGCATGCGCCGAAGGGAACCGATCGACGATCACTTCCTCCTGGTCGAACCGCTCGGCGAATGGGTTGGTCGAATGGGCCACTTCGACGCTGGTCGCGCGACGCGGCGGCTCGCCTATTTCCAGCGACGCCAGGCGATCTTCCAGGGCGTCGAGCTGCTGCTCCGGATCTAGCGGCGCTGTTCGATCGAACGCGACCGCAGTATCCAATTCCTCAGCATCGTCGAGCGTAGCGGCACCGTCGAACCGCGCTAGCTCGTCTCGATCGGATTCAAGGTCGAGTTCGGATTCGTCCTGCACCGGCGCCAGCCGCAGGCCGATGTGCGGAGCATCCGAAGTTAGATCGACATCGTCGTCCAACTGCCCGAACTCGATCACAGCGTCTCCATGCGTGGCGGGCGCGGCGGCGCTCCAGGGGGTAGGCAACTGCTGCAGATCGGCCCAAGCTTCTTCGACTTCGCGTTCTCCCAATCGCTTGATGCCGCCGGCGCAGGCCAGCACCAAGGCGTGATCGCACACCTGGTTGATCAACCGCGGCACGCCGTCCGTCGCGCGGTAGATACCCTCCAGGGCGGGCTCGGAAAAAATCTGCTGCGCGCCGACTCCGGCTTTGGTCAGTTGCGCGCGAACGTATTCGAATGTCTCGCGACGATCGAGCGATTCCAGGTAACAACGCGCGGCGGTGCGCTGGCTGAACGATTCCAACTTCGGGCTGGCCAGGTGCTCTTCCAAAAGCGGGCTGCCGGCCATGACGAAGCGCACCCGCGGCTGCCCGCCGACGGTGACATTCGTGATCAGCCGGATTTCTTCCAGCACGCGGGCCGGCAGCGTGTGGGCCTCGTCGGCGATCAGCAGCATGCCGTCGCGCCGCGTCGCGGCGTGCGTCAAATGATCCACGAGCGCCAATCGCAGATCGCCATCGTCCAGACCACGGCAGGGCAATTGCAGCTCGAACAAAATCGCCTGCAGCAGAGCGCGCGGCGAATCAATGCGCGTGGTTCCCAACAGGGCCACTTCGTAGGCTTCGCCGAACTGATGTCGCAGCAACTGGCCAACGAGCGTTTTGCCCGTTCCCGACGGCCCGATCAGCACGCCCACCCCTTCGGCACGGTCGATGCAACGCACCAACGTGCGGCGGGCGGCCTCGATGGCGCGGGCCGGGAAGAATTGCTCGATTTGGGGCGCGGCCGCGAACGGGCGACGCGATAGCTGGAAAAAAGATTCGTACATCGCAGCTTGCCTTATCTTCCTCGGTCCGCCCTCTTGTTTGCACACCCCAACACGCACCGCCCCGGTGACGCCTTGGGCATAAGTA comes from Pirellulales bacterium and encodes:
- a CDS encoding AAA family ATPase; amino-acid sequence: MYESFFQLSRRPFAAAPQIEQFFPARAIEAARRTLVRCIDRAEGVGVLIGPSGTGKTLVGQLLRHQFGEAYEVALLGTTRIDSPRALLQAILFELQLPCRGLDDGDLRLALVDHLTHAATRRDGMLLIADEAHTLPARVLEEIRLITNVTVGGQPRVRFVMAGSPLLEEHLASPKLESFSQRTAARCYLESLDRRETFEYVRAQLTKAGVGAQQIFSEPALEGIYRATDGVPRLINQVCDHALVLACAGGIKRLGEREVEEAWADLQQLPTPWSAAAPATHGDAVIEFGQLDDDVDLTSDAPHIGLRLAPVQDESELDLESDRDELARFDGAATLDDAEELDTAVAFDRTAPLDPEQQLDALEDRLASLEIGEPPRRATSVEVAHSTNPFAERFDQEEVIVDRFPSAHAAVWDQMPHVYSAEGRVLAALLEPYVQTAKPIEPPAPVAWADTDNDNLIIIEEDDPVLLSAARPTSDRVYRQEYSQLFAKLRRG